A segment of the Zingiber officinale cultivar Zhangliang chromosome 8B, Zo_v1.1, whole genome shotgun sequence genome:
ACAACGATGGCCTAATTGTCCCCgagatatattaattaattagaagGTGACATATGTTATAATACAATATGGATTGAATTTTGAAAGGCACATGctttgaaagatattttttttaataatgtttaTTCACTTAGCTAGCGGTTGACTATAATTTGATATTATACTTtatctttatttaaataatatgagAATAAGTTGTAAGAAATTTATGGGTGAGCATAATCACTTTTCTACTATAATAACTATATCATAGACTCATTACTCCATGGATTGACACATGCAGTTAGTAACTACATGAATGACTAATAGGTCAGGATCGATTCATAGTGGATATTAAATGTTCCGTTGGAGGTTTGACCTCTCATGCAAAGGTTTGTTGTACTAAGATAAAATGTCTTTCATAGTTTATCTGTTTGTATCTAACTCGGGTTGATGATATTGAACCGTTTAGATTGAACATTATCACATTTTACTTCAACAATTATGTCATAGTTGTCTTGGAGATAACGATGTAATGGTCGaacatatttttcaatttttcatatatCTAATAGTTGAGTTTTAACTTTGAcaaattaatggataaatttcTCATAATGATCAGTTGATCTCGGAACACCGAACTGATGGATCATCCATTACGAGCATTTTCTGATTGACCATGGTGGTTGGTAAAAATTTCCTTAAGGTCGAGCCAATCATCCCATGATTAACCGGTATAAACTAGATACatgatgtaaaaaaaaaaaaactatgtcaTAGTTGTCCCTACCACGGTGTGATGGTAAGAGATAAGAATGAATCATTTATAATGAGAGCTTGAATCAATGATGATATTGAGGTGTCATGTGAGTACTAATCTGTACTGCTTTCTCAATTTAATCAGTGGTCGGTTATCAGTTGATGAGACTAAGTCATCCACTTCCTAGATTAGAAAGCCCAAGACCGGGATAccttgattaataaaaaaataataataacaattatgTCTGTTGCTACAATAGCTGATATATAAACCCCAATTGATATAGTTGGTATTTATATAGGTATTTACTTCAATAAATTTTTAGGATCAATTATCATCTGTACATATTTCTGTAAAGAGCACCTCTAATAATTCACTTGCATGTATCATTTACTCCCATACAATAGTTGAGATAAAGATATTTGAATATGATTTTGAAGTGCTATTTTGATCATTTAATAATTAAGGGGCTTTTTGATTTTTCTCTTAGGAAATTTACTGGAGCAGTTTGAAAGTTCGATTCTTAGATACAATGTATTTGTAGATTTATTTTCCAAATGAAATTTATAATTCAAGGATGTTAGACTTCTGAGTTGTTCGTTACAAATGCTTCCAGATTTAACTTGATAGTTGACGAGAAATTTTCATAAAACCGGATGATAACTCTAAATTCGACGATATCCTacttgattaattatttactAGAGCAGTTTGAGCAGGGATGGACGTGTATCATCTGGTATGGGCGTATGTTGAGCTAGTCGGAGACGAGGTTAAAAACATGATAAATTGATGTGTTTGATAAGCAATTGGGTTTCTTTGTTGGAGGTACTAGCAATTACACATGTCCAATTTAGTCTGTATAACCACAAACAAATGAGGTCCACGAGTGCAGACCACGAAACTAATGTGTCAAAATCGATCCAAAATACTCTCACCCTAGAGGTTCCTTAGAATTGTCCCCATGCGATTTAAATGCGATTTAAAAGGGCGATAAATAACAAAAGACTTAGCTCATCGTAATACCCCTTTGCATGAGTTAGACGACCCTAGGAGCGAAGTTAGGAATTAACTAGAGGGGtgactaatttttttaaaaagtcaaatatatgaataaaattaatagaatatATCAAAAGTAATAATTCAATCTCACCTATTTAAGTGGTGTCCGACGATGTTTTATAACGTAATATTCATCAATAATATAATCTACATCTATATTCATTGCAATTCTCACTCAATATAAATGATCATACAATCAGCAAGAAAATCATCCTCCATCTTGTTACAGATTGTAGTTTTGATATGTTTCATAGctgaaaaagatttttcaaagtagCAGTAGATACGAGTAATGCCAGCACAAGATAAATCAATCGTGTCAGCATCCATAATTCTTTAATCTTCTATTTACAACCAACTCCTGACATAATTAAGAAAGAGTGGATATTTGAAATCGAGGTTCAGAAATCACATAACTCTGATAATGTTGTAACTCAATTCTCAAGAAATAAATATCTTATTTTGTAAAATCCTGAGGGTAAAACTTCTTCGCAAGCTTGTAAATGTCATCCATGTTGAatgatttaaatgatttttagGGTCCAATGCTGAGTTAAGAGAAAGGAGTTCTACTGATATCTCATGAAATTCTGTATTTAACTCCAATAGAAGAAAATATATTGCTTTGTTGAAAATATCAAAATGATCATGATGCTTAATTGTAGGACACTCTTGCCCACGGGAACGATCAACCCTATATGAACTGTCGAAGTCAGGTATGTAAACATCATGTTTTGAACAAAATGTAGTCACTTTCTATAGAAATTCTTCCCAATCATCTTCCCTCAATGCTTGAATGACAATTTCTGTATTGTAGACAAATCTCATTGCAATCAAAATATCTTAAGTTTTCTTCTAGAGGGCTTGACACAAAATATCAGTGATGGCCAAAATCCTATGCATGAAGTGCAAGACAAATACAAATTTGAAGCTTGTTATGTTTTAATATATACCACCAACTTCAGCCTGAGAACTTGTATTTGGACTATGTTCACTTAGATGCTCAAGCACCTTACAAGTGACATCATACATATCTATCAAATTCTTCACGAAGTCATAATGAGAACTCTAACGAGTTGCCCCCACTCGTTGTAAGTTATCCATCTGATTAGCCCACATCTCGAATTACTTTTTCTAATTTCTAGCAAGTACTCTATTTCTCTTCTTTGAGTAATTTGCAATTTACAAATACACttaggagaagatgtcaccatatTAATAACATTATCCAAATGAGAGAAGAAATCCCAAATATCTCAGATATCCTTAAATGCTGAAAccaatattaattataatttgtgTGTAAAACAATGTATATAATATGCATATGGACAATCTTTGAGAAATAAGGCATGCTGTCCATTCCAAGCATCCCGCATATTATTAGCCCCATCGTACCCTTGGCCTTTTATGTTCTGCGCTTGAAGGTTGTAATGAACAAGAATACCACTTAGAGTGTTTTTGAGAGTCAATGAGGTAGTATCACTAATACTTTTGATTACAAAAAATCAGTCTGTCAAAATCCTGTTGTTATTCACGAACCACAAGCTAAGAACCATTTGCTCATGTTTAGATTCATCATGTGCTTCATCAACCAGAATACAAAAGCTTGCATCCCTAATTTCACTTCGAATTCTCTATTGCACTCTATCGGCCATAATATTGAAAACCTCTTTTTATACTTTTGAAGAAGTGTATGTATTATTTCTCGCAATACTACTCAATACATCCTCAATTTTTTTATTAAGCTGTCCAAAAGCATCCAACATTTCAAGAAAAAACTCTCGGTTCAATCACTTAGATCATTCATTATGCCCCCTGAAAGAACAATCTTGACGTGTAAGCCACCGAACACTTGTAATTGCGGTTTTAAGATACATACAATTTTTCTAGACTTCCTCACTTGATACAACAATCATTACTTTGTCAATATGCTGAGATGGTTTCATTAGACCTTCGACCTTTTTCAAAGATGTATTATGATGTGGTGAAGATTAAATACCAACATGAGTGAGAAATGCACATTTATCTCAATTACATTCCTTCTTCCAACTGTTAAATCCATCGATAGCCAATAATGAAAGATTTGATTGAGTAGGATCGataagaaaaagaaagcaataaaAGCAATATGCCTTATCTGTTGAAGAAGAGTATTCCAGCCACTAAAACTTATTATACCAATGTTCTTGGAATTTACATGTTTGCTTACCAAATTATGTTCGTTGATATGTCAAAAGTTTCGGTTGATATGGTCTAACATTTAGGTAAGCTCGTCGAACCTGGTCTCGTTCATTTATTGGATATTACATATTTGTTTCTTCTTTTCTAGATAACGTTCAATAGAAACAAATAGTTCTGTGATAGGATCAGAAGGTGAAGACTCTATGAATTCAAAAGATGTGACTATTGAAAGGGGGACATTAGGAATTGAGGGACCTTCAGAttgatcttttttttaaaaaaataataataaatttttttctcttttcataGCAGATTGATGATTTCCCATTTTCAATCTACAAAAATAACTCCTATTAAGCAAACCAATTATATTATTAATAGTTAAATCTCAAGCAAAACTAGAATAACTAATACAATTTTAAGAAGACTAAGCTTCAacaaatttttttgataattctATAAATACTAAATACTAAATAGCCACACAtcattaattctaaattttacaaatattcatctaaatatgaataaataattaaatataatctaTAGATTTATATTACCCACATATATAGAAACAATCTCTATCTCCGGAAACCAACAAAAATGGAACAAAAAATTATTTCTGTCAAGTAATCATTGAAACAAACAAATCGAGAATTATAACAAATTTCTAGTTATATTtgaattaaacttatattttattaCCTCAAGAAAAAGCTCTAAGCTTTGCCCCAACTCCAggcttgaaataaaaaaaaatttgagaattatAAACCAATTTCTAATTCTATTTGTATTAAACTCATACTTTATTATCTCAAGAAAATGTTCTCTCAACTCTCAAGCTCTGCCCCTGCCTCTAGGCTCCAACTTCTCAAATCCTAATCCTTTGACTTATTGTGTATCTCTTATGACTCATATGAAATGAAATAAATGATCAATAATTCAATTACTTTTAACGTTGGGCAAGGATGAGGAAAATGAGAATTATATTTTGGACTGggttaaattaaatttgtatattgagcataatattttttattttactatgCTACTTAGTAGAGAATGAGCTAAGGTAAACCTAGGCCATGGCCCAGACCTGTCATCCTTTACATCCGCCCATGGATGACCTAAAATATATAGTTATTGGCTTGTAACAAGGGCATATATTGTCGATAGACTCTTGATAGACACATTGTGCAAGGTACATGGTTTCGATGGATTACTAATGAGAAGACAATGCAACATGCAACGCGAAAAGAAAAGAGGGGtagaaaaagaaggagaaggagaagttgAAGGAAGGTTCAAAATTGAGATTTTGCCCAAGTTGGGAAAATAAAAAGAACTTTTCGTTTAATTTTGGATGCATTAAAAAAAATCGCAATCCATTTTCTCCCATCGATTTTCGGTAATGCAAACTATTGTAATTAAAAATCAGAATAATGCTTAATTATCTTCGAATTTATTTCTATTGTATAAAAAAAGTTATAAGTTTGAAGACTTATTCAAGGCCATTAAATTccctttatttattttaaataatttatttcctttttgtaatAATACAAAGAAAAACGATGACGGATCCTTCGGTAACGGAATCCAAAAGTTATGTTTGGCTATTCTCACATTCATTGCTTGGGTCCATCAGACATCCAATAGTAAAGCGGTATGTTTTCCGGGTGCAATACAAACGGTAAACGTTTACTTAACATAAATACCTCCAAAGAAgtgagaactagccgttgctctCGTCCCCAACCGAacggctacttcttcttcttcttcttcgccccTAAATTGAacctttgttcttcttcttctcctccaattCTTGCGTGGAGAGAGGACAGATCTGGATCTAGTTCGACGACGATCATGGATTCCGATCCCCATTCTTCGTTCGTTCCTCTTCACGGATCAGAATCGGAGGCGAATCGCCTTGGTCTCCCCCTTCCGCcgcagccgccgccgccgccgacagGCGACAAGCCGCCGCGCCGCCCCCGCGCAAGGCAGGTCAGCTCTCGGTACCTCTCACCCTTCCCCTCCCCTTCCTCCTACTCTTCTCACGAAACCCTAAACGTCGCCGCCTCCTCGAGAAACTCGTCGCCTAAGATCCATCCGATCCAGAAGTTTCACCCATCTCGCTTTAGCCCCTGCCACGTACCTTCAGAAGAGGCTGACGAGAACCAACCACTTACTGGTGCCGTCAGGCGCAGCTCCGAAACTCCCCTCCCCGGTACCTCCTTTCATTCTAAGCCCCCCGGGACCCTCAAGAAGAAGGCTGTAGTTAGACTTTTCGCTGACAACAACCACCACGAGGCGGCGGAGCAACCCCCTCCTCCGGCCAGGCCAGTCGATCCGAAGCGGCGACAGAGGCCTGGAACCCCGATTGCACATTCTGCTCTTGATCCCGCTACTGTCATCCCTAGAGCGAAAAAGAACCGCCCCCCTACGCCGGCGCAAGTTAGCCTCTTTCCTTATGAAAGCAGCGTTCGTGGAGGAGAAAAGAGCCGATCGGAGGATACCTCGTCGGAGAATTCGTTCTCAGATGCGGAGATATGCAGCGTCAGTAGTCAAGGAGAAATCTGCGATAGCCCGCCCCTCATCCCTCCAGCGTCATCCAGGTTGAGGGCGACCGGcgatgtccggtcctccatgccAGAGGTTGACCTCTTGCCGACCATGTCCGCCAGAAGGCAAGATGCGGGCGAGGATGCTTCATGTAGAGCGTCGACCAATTCCATCAGCCTCCGCTCCCTGGGCTCGGCGTTGCCCAGCCGACAACAACAGCACCCTCTCAATCTGAGCAAATCTGTCAGTAGGCCGCTCTTTCCGTTGAAGCCACCCCAACCGCCGTGCGCTAAACCCGTTACAGGGGCAAAAAAGGTCCCCAAATCATCTGCTCGGCAGGAGGATATCCACATGCTTAGGCTACTTGACAATAGTTACATGCAGTGGAGATTTATCAATGCAAAAGCTCGGGCCACAGAGGAAGCCAAGCGAGTTATTGCCCAGGTTAGAGCCATAGCAATTGAAAACGCTTCCTTGTCGATTCTTTCAGACAAATACTGATATTTTTTGGATGGTTTCCAGAGGTCACTATATGGAACATCAACTAGGATTTCTGAGCTTCAAAACTCTGTCAAGGAGAAAAAAGTCCAGCTCGAAGAGCTGAAAAGAAGTAGGAACTTACTATCCATCATTACTCATCAAGTAAGAGTGGTTCTTCTTAAAGATATTGATATAATTCCATCACTTGTATCTGTCTATTACTATCGTGTCTAGAGATTTAGATACAAATATGTGGATTATTGCATTATTGTGCTCTGTATTTTTAAACTTGGCctaatattttgaattttagattgcACATTTGGGTGAATGGAACAGTGTTGAAGAAGACTATTCATGTTCTCTTTCGGGGATAACTAAAGCTCTGCAGGATGCATCACTTCGACTCCCAGTTGCTGAAGATGTTAAGGTACGGTAGTACCTCTAGGTTGATTTTTCTATCTCACAAATTCTTTTTTTCTGGGGATTAAAGATTATTAGTTTATTGATTTTGTAGGTTAATATCAGAGAACTTGAAGAAGTTCTGAACTCATCGTTGCTTATGGTGGAGGAATCTTTGTCGTCATTCATGGAAAAATTTCAACCAAAGGTGAGATTTAGAAAAGAAATCATGAAATGTTACTATAGTTTTTTTTCCTTACTACAAACAAAGAGTTTCTACAAGCTCATTCTGTGTAGCGGTAAGATTTTTTATCATCAATTCAGTATCCTCTAACATATACATGAACATTGCACAACATGTTCTATCCTCATTCTATCTATTTACATCATTATTTTTACAGTGATTGAACTAAAATCAGTTAAATTTCCTTGGCTAGATGATTTCACTTCGTTTTTGTTAATTTCCCATGGTCCAACAAAAGTGAGTCTAAGTTGTTATGATTTGAGATTAGATAACCATGAATTCTTGACTTGATATGGAACTTGAAacgaaaatttcttttttatgtgtgtTTGTATGAACCATTAGAGATTCTTTTATAAAGATGTAAACTCTAATGGGGGCTGAACAAAGTTCTTTCCTTGTGGTGCTCTGATGTGTCTTTGTTGTTGTTTCCATCACCGTCTTTGTAATCTTTGTATGTGTTATCACACATTATGCTTAGACTACTAGTGTCTTATGATTTGAGATTAGATGACCATGAGTTCTTGACTTGATATGGAATTTGAAAGGGAAATATCTTTTTGTGTGCGTTTGTATGGACCATTAGAGAATCTTTTTGAAAGATGTAAATTCTAATGCCGACCGAACAAAGTTCTTTCCTTGTGCTCTGATGTGTCTTTGTTGTTGGTTCCATACTTTGTAATCTTTGTATGTGTTATCATGTTATGCTTAGACTAGTAGTGTCTTGTGTAAGTGGATTGCTCTTGCCACAGGCTGAAGATATCGACATTGGAGCTTCAGATCTAGCAAGTTGCATCAGTAATGAGAGAATTCTGATTGAGGAATGTGGAAATCTTTTATCACAAACACACGAGATGCAAGTAAGCCTACATCTTCTTACGTCTTATTTATTAACTAGGAATCAAGAACAAAAGTTTGAATAGTTATCTTTACAGGTCAAGGAATGCAGTTTGAGAGCCCAACTTATTCAAGCCAAGCGAAGTAGTCAATAGATGGATCGATCCTCCAGTTTGAGAGCTCAATTCTTTCTTTCTCAAAAATGGGCAACAAATGCAACATAGTTTGGTGAAGGCTCGTCTTGGAACCCTAGTTCGTCACACTATTCTTTTTGCTGTCATGGATTCATAATCCATGGCAAAGGCAATAATACCTGAGAGAAAATTCAGTGTCGACTAACTTAAAGCAAACAAAGTCttc
Coding sequences within it:
- the LOC122014486 gene encoding protein ENDOSPERM DEFECTIVE 1-like produces the protein MDSDPHSSFVPLHGSESEANRLGLPLPPQPPPPPTGDKPPRRPRARQVSSRYLSPFPSPSSYSSHETLNVAASSRNSSPKIHPIQKFHPSRFSPCHVPSEEADENQPLTGAVRRSSETPLPGTSFHSKPPGTLKKKAVVRLFADNNHHEAAEQPPPPARPVDPKRRQRPGTPIAHSALDPATVIPRAKKNRPPTPAQVSLFPYESSVRGGEKSRSEDTSSENSFSDAEICSVSSQGEICDSPPLIPPASSRLRATGDVRSSMPEVDLLPTMSARRQDAGEDASCRASTNSISLRSLGSALPSRQQQHPLNLSKSVSRPLFPLKPPQPPCAKPVTGAKKVPKSSARQEDIHMLRLLDNSYMQWRFINAKARATEEAKRVIAQRSLYGTSTRISELQNSVKEKKVQLEELKRSRNLLSIITHQIAHLGEWNSVEEDYSCSLSGITKALQDASLRLPVAEDVKVNIRELEEVLNSSLLMVEESLSSFMEKFQPKAEDIDIGASDLASCISNERILIEECGNLLSQTHEMQVKECSLRAQLIQAKRSSQ